In one window of Thermodesulfobacteriota bacterium DNA:
- a CDS encoding NFACT family protein, whose amino-acid sequence MKNVVSELNERLKGGVVSKVHQPDDRNILLRVFARGREERLIISAHHRLGRMHITGLEFRNPPSPLRFCAFLRSRITNARIEGISQSDLERIAHIDLSARKGDGEREAFRLVCELTGKSANIILVDGEGVVLDALRYFEPETSARAVMPGLRLSPLPPPEKAFTEEAIPKGEGEGWNEAADRFYSALLREEEFSSRKGTLKRVINEAEKKLRRKLRNLEGDRIRALSEVENYKTGELLTTSFHLLKRGMKEAEVLDYAKDPPEPVLVRLDERLGPAENVERYFKRARKAKKALKLLEERVPAIEEELLYAGSLLYQLEEAADIGELSFLEDELRKGGYLKRMEKEKLKEAARAEPIRRFKSSDGFEILCGKSGPGNDLLVSEYASNEDIWFHAKNMPGSHALIKAAGRAGEITKKTVEEAASIAAFYSKGKNASKVDVIYTEARNVKKPRGAKPGMVMVREFKSVVVRPGLPKGALEGEDKAGGGGAS is encoded by the coding sequence TTGAAAAATGTCGTTTCCGAGCTGAATGAACGGCTTAAGGGCGGGGTGGTTTCCAAGGTCCATCAGCCGGATGACCGGAACATCCTTCTAAGGGTATTCGCAAGGGGGAGGGAGGAGAGGCTAATCATATCCGCCCACCACAGGCTCGGAAGGATGCACATTACGGGGCTGGAATTCAGGAACCCTCCGTCGCCGCTCCGTTTCTGCGCCTTCCTCCGTAGCAGGATAACTAACGCCCGCATAGAGGGAATTTCCCAGTCGGACCTCGAAAGGATAGCCCATATAGACTTAAGCGCCAGAAAAGGCGATGGTGAAAGGGAGGCGTTCAGGCTCGTCTGCGAGCTTACGGGCAAGTCCGCCAATATCATCCTCGTTGACGGTGAGGGGGTCGTGCTCGACGCATTGAGGTATTTCGAGCCCGAGACATCGGCCAGGGCCGTTATGCCGGGCCTACGGCTTTCACCCCTGCCGCCGCCGGAAAAGGCGTTTACGGAAGAGGCGATCCCGAAAGGGGAGGGGGAGGGCTGGAACGAGGCGGCGGACAGGTTCTACTCCGCTCTCCTCAGGGAAGAGGAATTCTCGTCCCGGAAGGGGACGCTCAAGAGGGTTATCAACGAGGCCGAGAAAAAGCTAAGGAGGAAGCTAAGGAACCTCGAAGGAGATAGAATAAGGGCCCTCTCTGAAGTCGAAAACTACAAGACGGGCGAGCTCCTTACAACGAGCTTCCACCTCCTTAAAAGGGGAATGAAGGAGGCCGAGGTCCTGGATTATGCGAAAGACCCGCCCGAGCCGGTGCTCGTAAGGCTCGATGAAAGGCTCGGCCCTGCCGAGAACGTTGAGAGGTATTTCAAGCGGGCAAGGAAGGCGAAGAAGGCGCTTAAGCTGCTTGAGGAGCGGGTCCCTGCCATCGAGGAGGAGCTTCTCTACGCGGGCTCCCTCCTCTATCAATTGGAGGAGGCGGCTGATATCGGGGAGCTATCGTTCCTTGAGGACGAGCTTCGAAAAGGGGGGTATCTCAAGAGAATGGAAAAGGAGAAGTTGAAAGAGGCGGCCAGGGCCGAGCCCATAAGGAGGTTCAAATCCTCGGACGGCTTCGAGATACTCTGCGGAAAAAGCGGGCCCGGAAACGACCTCCTTGTATCAGAATACGCCTCGAACGAAGATATCTGGTTCCATGCCAAAAACATGCCCGGCTCTCACGCGCTCATAAAGGCGGCGGGCAGGGCCGGGGAGATAACGAAGAAAACCGTCGAGGAGGCTGCCTCGATAGCGGCATTCTACAGCAAGGGGAAGAACGCGTCCAAGGTGGATGTAATCTACACCGAGGCCCGGAACGTCAAAAAGCCCAGGGGAGCCAAGCCAGGCATGGTCATGGTAAGGGAGTTTAAAAGCGTTGTCGTGAGGCCCGGCCTCCCAAAAGGCGCCCTTGAAGGAGAGGACAAGGCCGGAGGCGGAGGGGCGTCTTGA